The Tenacibaculum jejuense genome includes a window with the following:
- a CDS encoding ATP-binding cassette domain-containing protein, translating into MKLKASNINIYFRDKQILNNVAIECNTGDIIGVFGRNGSGKSTLLKALFGTLQVSRISIKINNEIITQKDIIKRRLIGYLPQNTFLPKEKKVRTIIPLFFSKPEDQEKVFYDQKIASFENQKIGTLSIGELRYLEIVLIGQLNHPFLLLDEPFSMVEPNYIKIISDLLMKLKEKKGIIITDHYYNDVLKITNINYIIKNGEKHLVKNQSDLVKYNYLSKK; encoded by the coding sequence ATGAAACTAAAAGCTTCCAACATAAACATTTATTTTCGTGACAAACAAATATTAAACAACGTTGCTATTGAATGTAATACAGGAGATATTATTGGTGTTTTTGGAAGAAATGGTTCAGGTAAATCAACACTTTTAAAAGCTTTGTTTGGCACACTTCAAGTTAGTCGTATTTCCATTAAAATTAATAATGAAATCATTACACAAAAAGACATCATAAAACGTCGACTGATTGGATATTTACCTCAAAACACATTTTTACCCAAAGAGAAAAAAGTAAGAACTATAATTCCTTTATTTTTTTCGAAACCAGAAGATCAAGAAAAGGTTTTTTATGATCAGAAAATTGCAAGTTTTGAAAATCAAAAGATTGGTACATTGTCCATTGGAGAACTACGTTACTTAGAAATAGTATTAATTGGTCAGTTAAATCATCCGTTTTTATTGTTAGATGAACCTTTTTCGATGGTAGAACCTAACTACATAAAAATCATATCTGATTTACTCATGAAGCTGAAAGAAAAGAAGGGAATTATTATCACAGACCATTATTATAATGATGTTTTAAAAATCACTAATATAAATTACATTATTAAAAATGGAGAAAAGCACTTGGTAAAAAATCAATCTGACTTGGTGAAATATAATTACCTATCAAAAAAATAA
- a CDS encoding type B 50S ribosomal protein L31, which produces MKKGIHPENYRMVAFKDMSNGDVFLTRSTANTKETLDVDGVEYPLVKLEISRTSHPFYTGKSKLVDTAGRIDKFKNKYAKFKK; this is translated from the coding sequence ATGAAAAAAGGTATACACCCAGAAAATTATAGAATGGTGGCTTTCAAAGATATGTCTAACGGAGATGTATTTTTAACAAGGTCTACTGCTAACACAAAAGAAACTCTTGATGTAGATGGAGTTGAATATCCATTAGTTAAATTGGAAATTTCTAGAACATCTCACCCATTTTACACAGGTAAGTCTAAGTTAGTAGATACTGCAGGACGTATTGATAAGTTCAAGAACAAATACGCGAAGTTTAAGAAATAA
- a CDS encoding FMN-binding glutamate synthase family protein, translating to MRDTILAVVIIINLLCGVLVYFVPDLGNYILLTIASAITLLAFYDAFIQKNHSLMRAFPIVARLRWFFEEEREKIQQYFIEDDLNGTPINREKRSIVYQRAKKEVETVPFGTQHNVYEKGYEFVKHSLFPTDHHKVEGENIVFGSDKCSQKYESSIINISAMSFGSLSKNAIKALNQGAKMGAFAHNTGEGGISPYHLQGGDLIFQVGTGYFGAGKTIDGKRYFDDEIFRENAIRPEVKMIEIKLSQGAKPGHGGILPAKKNTEEIAKIRSVEPFTRVDSPPSHSSFSNFNEMITFLQKVRELSNGKPIGIKFCVGNNEEIEQMIKAFADANNYPDFIAVDGGEGGTGSAPLEFSNYVGTPLLEGLAFVNKMLIKYKLKDQIKIIASGKAIDAFDIVKFKALGADAIGMARSFMLSLGCIQARECNLDTCPVGVATQDEDLVEALVVEDKNVRVKNYHAKTILALKELVSAMGKSSINDITSKDVFRRNKAGDLTSLEQIYFSEN from the coding sequence ATGAGAGATACTATTTTAGCAGTAGTTATCATAATTAATTTATTATGTGGAGTATTAGTATATTTTGTTCCAGATCTTGGGAATTATATCTTATTAACTATAGCGTCAGCTATTACTTTACTCGCATTTTATGATGCTTTTATTCAAAAGAATCATTCTTTAATGAGAGCATTTCCAATTGTAGCCAGACTACGTTGGTTTTTTGAAGAAGAACGAGAGAAAATTCAACAGTATTTTATAGAAGACGATTTAAATGGTACGCCAATCAATAGAGAGAAAAGAAGTATTGTGTATCAAAGAGCTAAAAAAGAAGTTGAAACAGTTCCTTTTGGTACACAACATAATGTGTATGAAAAAGGATACGAATTTGTAAAACATTCTTTATTTCCTACAGATCACCACAAAGTAGAAGGAGAAAATATTGTTTTTGGTTCAGATAAATGCTCTCAGAAATATGAAAGTTCTATCATAAATATTTCTGCAATGTCATTCGGTTCTTTAAGTAAAAATGCAATTAAAGCTTTAAATCAAGGAGCTAAAATGGGAGCGTTCGCTCATAATACTGGTGAAGGAGGAATTTCTCCTTACCACTTGCAAGGAGGAGATTTAATTTTTCAAGTAGGTACAGGTTATTTTGGAGCAGGTAAAACAATTGACGGTAAGCGTTATTTTGATGATGAAATATTTAGAGAAAATGCAATAAGACCAGAGGTAAAAATGATTGAGATTAAATTATCTCAAGGTGCAAAACCCGGTCACGGTGGAATTTTACCAGCAAAAAAGAATACAGAGGAGATTGCTAAAATACGTTCAGTTGAGCCTTTCACTAGAGTAGACTCTCCACCTTCACATTCTTCTTTTTCTAACTTTAATGAAATGATTACTTTTTTACAAAAAGTACGTGAGTTAAGTAACGGGAAGCCTATTGGTATTAAATTTTGTGTTGGAAATAATGAAGAAATAGAACAAATGATAAAAGCTTTTGCTGATGCAAATAATTATCCAGATTTTATAGCTGTAGATGGAGGAGAAGGAGGAACGGGATCTGCACCATTAGAATTTTCTAATTATGTGGGAACACCATTGTTAGAAGGACTTGCTTTTGTGAACAAAATGCTGATTAAATATAAGTTGAAAGATCAAATTAAAATTATAGCTAGCGGAAAAGCTATTGACGCTTTCGATATTGTAAAGTTTAAAGCTTTAGGAGCAGATGCTATCGGAATGGCTAGAAGTTTTATGTTGAGTTTAGGTTGTATTCAAGCTCGTGAATGTAACTTAGATACTTGTCCTGTTGGTGTAGCAACTCAAGATGAAGATTTAGTTGAAGCTTTGGTTGTAGAAGATAAAAATGTAAGAGTAAAAAATTATCATGCAAAGACCATTTTAGCATTAAAGGAGTTAGTTTCTGCTATGGGGAAATCTTCTATTAATGACATTACTTCCAAAGATGTTTTTAGGAGAAATAAGGCAGGTGATTTAACCTCTTTAGAGCAAATTTATTTTTCAGAAAACTAG
- a CDS encoding thioredoxin family protein, protein MGRIIYTLLLVFSVTLGLHAQQENEVKTDAEKSIWSPTMKAAIEKATTENKPILIYFTGSDWCGPCINLDKNLFHTEKFEEFATENLALYTADFPRNRDLVSKENRKINKELIHRYDQSSFPTIILVDAKGEVLGRKNGAYLPEYYFPFFEKIVSQYK, encoded by the coding sequence ATGGGAAGAATAATTTACACTTTATTATTAGTTTTTTCAGTAACATTAGGTTTACATGCTCAACAGGAAAATGAAGTAAAAACCGATGCTGAAAAAAGTATTTGGTCGCCTACAATGAAAGCCGCAATTGAAAAAGCAACTACAGAAAATAAGCCTATTTTAATTTATTTCACAGGTTCAGATTGGTGTGGACCATGTATTAATTTAGACAAAAATTTATTTCATACAGAAAAATTTGAAGAGTTTGCTACTGAAAATCTAGCTTTATATACAGCAGATTTTCCTAGAAACAGAGATTTAGTAAGCAAAGAAAATAGAAAAATAAACAAAGAACTAATTCACAGGTATGATCAAAGTTCTTTTCCTACTATAATATTGGTTGATGCTAAAGGTGAAGTGTTAGGAAGAAAAAATGGGGCTTATTTACCAGAATACTATTTTCCCTTCTTTGAAAAAATAGTCAGTCAATACAAATAA
- a CDS encoding SprT-like domain-containing protein, with translation MRATLIPYIPENSFPLVEYLIKKYAINLKIVNERQTKHGDFRTFANGKTQITVNNNLNKYQFLLTLVHEIAHHVTYKKFGRVQPHGKEWKTVFQHLMLPFLRPDIYPNHILPLLANHFKNPKASTDSDPKLALALKGNTAKTGKNFVFEIPEGAFFQYKKNTYKMGKRRRTRYECLNLKNKQVYLFNQNIEVSIVELT, from the coding sequence TTGAGAGCAACACTTATCCCATACATACCAGAAAATTCTTTTCCTTTAGTAGAATATTTAATTAAGAAGTATGCGATTAATCTTAAAATTGTAAACGAACGACAAACTAAGCATGGTGATTTTAGAACATTTGCTAATGGTAAAACTCAGATTACTGTAAATAATAATTTAAATAAATATCAATTTTTACTTACGCTTGTTCACGAAATTGCTCATCATGTAACCTATAAAAAATTTGGTAGAGTGCAACCTCATGGTAAAGAATGGAAAACTGTTTTTCAGCATTTAATGCTTCCTTTTTTACGTCCTGATATTTATCCAAATCACATACTCCCATTACTTGCAAACCATTTTAAAAACCCCAAAGCAAGCACTGATTCTGATCCAAAACTAGCTTTAGCTTTAAAAGGAAATACCGCTAAAACTGGAAAGAACTTTGTTTTTGAAATCCCTGAAGGAGCTTTTTTTCAATACAAGAAAAACACCTATAAAATGGGAAAAAGGCGTAGAACTCGATATGAATGCTTAAATTTAAAAAACAAACAAGTATATCTCTTTAATCAAAATATAGAAGTTTCAATTGTTGAATTGACATAA
- a CDS encoding metal-dependent hydrolase family protein yields MRKYFLLYVLVFLQSAVFAQKTYIFCGNLLDTKSGKLLSKQTIIIEKNKIVDVVSGYTKPKSKKDKTIDLKNKYVLPGLIDMHVHIENEFGPTTRLDRYILDEADIAFNSVGFAKTTLLKGFTTVRDLGGTGVNISIRKAINKGKIPGPRVITAGKMIASTGGHADPTNGSRRVLIGNPGPKEGVVNSVDDAKKAVRQRYKNGADCIKITATGGVLSVAKSGDNPQFTIEEVKAICETAKDYGMHVAAHAHGDVGMQRAVIGGVKTIEHGTYMSEATMDLMKKYNAYLVPTITAGKEVEEKAKIEGYYPAIVVPKALAVGPQIQGTFAKAYKRGVGIAFGTDAGVFKHGKNAKEFGYMVEAGMPEIEAIQSATITNAKILKMESEVGQVEKGFFADIIAVNENPLKNVKTIENVVFVMKNGEVYKNE; encoded by the coding sequence ATGAGAAAATATTTTTTATTGTACGTACTAGTGTTTTTACAGAGTGCTGTTTTTGCTCAAAAAACATACATTTTCTGTGGAAACCTTTTAGATACAAAGTCTGGTAAACTATTATCAAAACAAACCATTATCATTGAAAAAAATAAAATTGTAGATGTAGTTTCTGGTTACACCAAACCAAAAAGTAAAAAGGATAAAACTATTGATTTAAAAAACAAGTATGTACTTCCGGGTTTAATTGATATGCATGTGCATATAGAAAATGAGTTTGGACCAACAACACGTTTAGATCGTTATATTTTAGACGAGGCTGACATTGCTTTTAATTCTGTAGGATTTGCCAAAACAACATTATTAAAAGGATTTACGACTGTAAGAGATTTAGGAGGAACAGGTGTTAATATATCTATTCGTAAAGCAATTAATAAAGGAAAAATTCCTGGTCCAAGAGTAATAACAGCAGGTAAGATGATAGCATCTACTGGCGGACATGCAGATCCAACAAACGGAAGTAGAAGAGTCTTAATAGGAAATCCTGGACCGAAAGAAGGCGTTGTTAATAGTGTTGATGATGCCAAAAAAGCAGTGCGTCAACGTTATAAAAACGGAGCCGATTGTATAAAAATTACGGCTACAGGAGGTGTGTTAAGTGTAGCGAAAAGTGGAGATAATCCGCAGTTTACCATTGAAGAAGTAAAAGCTATTTGTGAAACAGCTAAAGACTATGGAATGCATGTAGCTGCTCATGCTCATGGAGATGTAGGAATGCAACGTGCCGTAATTGGTGGTGTAAAAACAATTGAACATGGAACTTACATGAGTGAAGCCACGATGGATTTAATGAAAAAGTATAATGCTTATTTAGTTCCAACGATAACTGCTGGTAAAGAAGTGGAAGAAAAAGCAAAAATTGAAGGATATTATCCTGCTATTGTTGTACCTAAAGCATTGGCAGTTGGACCACAAATTCAAGGAACTTTTGCAAAAGCATATAAAAGAGGAGTAGGGATTGCTTTTGGAACAGATGCAGGAGTATTCAAGCATGGAAAAAACGCAAAAGAGTTTGGTTATATGGTTGAAGCAGGAATGCCTGAAATTGAAGCAATACAATCTGCAACAATAACAAATGCAAAAATTTTAAAAATGGAGAGTGAGGTAGGACAGGTGGAAAAAGGTTTCTTTGCTGATATTATCGCTGTAAATGAAAATCCATTAAAGAATGTAAAAACAATTGAAAATGTTGTTTTTGTTATGAAAAATGGAGAAGTTTATAAGAATGAATAG
- a CDS encoding DUF6850 family outer membrane beta-barrel protein, with the protein MKKLLFLKLFICIFAMNAQDNEGKLAIEKGTWNIGGRFAISSNNNTNTATPNAEANNFGFSITPSAAYFLHNNVSIGLALGYGYFESENISGTNESLNFRNQYSIAPTIKKLFPVSKNFAFSLQGELGYSYSESKASASSLKFKENSYSISIRPGIDFFVTKKLALQANIGALQYLNINRKAEDSSNVNLSEGNSQNFDFNLNSSTILFGLSYYL; encoded by the coding sequence ATGAAAAAACTACTATTCTTAAAACTCTTCATTTGCATTTTTGCTATGAATGCACAGGACAATGAGGGGAAACTTGCTATTGAAAAAGGAACATGGAATATTGGAGGACGATTTGCTATAAGCTCTAATAATAATACTAACACCGCAACTCCTAATGCCGAAGCCAATAATTTTGGTTTTAGTATAACACCTAGCGCTGCTTATTTTTTACATAACAACGTCTCAATAGGTCTAGCTCTAGGATACGGGTATTTTGAAAGTGAAAATATTTCTGGAACAAATGAAAGTCTCAATTTTAGAAATCAATATTCTATTGCTCCTACAATAAAAAAATTATTTCCTGTAAGTAAAAATTTTGCTTTCTCGTTACAAGGTGAATTAGGTTATAGTTATTCTGAAAGTAAAGCTTCAGCTTCTTCTTTAAAATTCAAAGAAAATAGTTATTCAATATCAATAAGACCTGGTATTGATTTTTTTGTTACCAAAAAATTAGCTTTACAAGCGAATATAGGTGCCTTACAATATTTAAATATCAATCGTAAAGCTGAAGATTCATCAAATGTAAATTTAAGTGAAGGCAATTCACAAAACTTTGATTTCAACTTAAATTCATCAACAATTTTATTTGGATTATCCTATTATTTATAA
- a CDS encoding methyltransferase has protein sequence METTLEFNNTIYHLERYPDTKDNSLKAWSNAELLALNYLEDAKFSHYHLFNDRFGVWNCLLKNKPVKTIWTYASQKKAIQKNLQFNRIVVDDSSFIHPLDEYGTIDCALVKIPKSLELFELFLAKIHKASKENTEVVCCFMTKYFSASYLKIAENYFSDIQQTKAWKKARLLILKKPKKELINEKKFINQVSWKGEVLDQYYGVFSSKSIDIGTQFLLENLEVTKDEIKVLDVASGNGIIARELLKLNENCEPTLIDDFNLAIASSKFNLPEEKSTFICDNNLLTLKKNNFDLAVSNPPFHFEYENNIEVSLNLFSQVKDCLKDRGRFVLVANKHLNYKVHLKKLFTEVTVVNSNKKFEIISCSK, from the coding sequence TTGGAAACAACTTTAGAATTTAATAATACGATATATCATTTAGAAAGGTATCCAGATACAAAAGATAATTCTTTAAAAGCTTGGAGTAACGCAGAGCTTTTAGCCTTAAATTATCTAGAGGACGCAAAATTTAGTCATTATCATCTCTTTAATGATCGTTTTGGGGTTTGGAATTGTTTGCTAAAAAATAAACCTGTAAAAACAATTTGGACTTACGCTAGCCAGAAAAAAGCTATTCAAAAGAATTTACAGTTTAATAGAATAGTTGTAGATGATTCATCATTTATTCATCCATTAGATGAATACGGGACTATAGATTGTGCTTTGGTTAAAATACCTAAATCTCTGGAGTTGTTTGAACTTTTTTTGGCTAAAATTCATAAAGCATCGAAAGAAAATACAGAGGTTGTGTGTTGTTTTATGACCAAATATTTTAGTGCTTCTTATCTTAAAATTGCTGAAAATTATTTTAGCGACATTCAGCAGACTAAAGCATGGAAAAAAGCTAGATTATTAATTTTAAAAAAACCAAAAAAAGAACTGATAAATGAAAAAAAGTTTATCAATCAAGTTTCTTGGAAAGGAGAGGTATTAGATCAATATTATGGTGTTTTTTCATCTAAAAGTATAGATATAGGAACACAGTTTCTATTGGAGAATTTAGAAGTTACAAAAGATGAAATCAAGGTTTTAGATGTGGCTTCAGGAAATGGAATTATAGCTCGTGAATTATTAAAGTTGAATGAGAATTGCGAGCCTACACTTATTGACGATTTTAATTTAGCCATAGCATCGTCTAAATTTAATTTACCAGAAGAAAAGTCAACATTTATTTGTGACAATAATTTACTCACATTAAAGAAAAATAACTTTGATTTAGCGGTGAGTAATCCTCCTTTTCATTTTGAATATGAGAATAATATAGAAGTCAGTTTAAATTTATTTTCTCAAGTTAAAGATTGTTTAAAAGATCGAGGTCGTTTTGTTTTAGTAGCAAACAAGCATTTGAATTATAAAGTGCATTTGAAAAAACTTTTTACTGAAGTAACTGTAGTCAACTCCAATAAAAAGTTTGAAATTATATCCTGTTCAAAATAA
- a CDS encoding YjgN family protein gives MDFLNRLQSEKKRFTYFGKGGEFAAIFFKNLFLTLVSFGLYYPWAKVEFLKYHYQSTELDKARFAFHGTGKEVFKGFIKVYVFLLLLYVFLIYGVVSNNPTTFGISIGVFYLFIILLIPFAIHGAMRYRTSRSSWKGIYFKYLGNRMELFWKFLIGLLLTILTLGIYSPWFAVDIRKYIFSHLRLGNLSFDFKGEGSTLFWMNLKFFFLFYLTLGIYTFWYYKELLAYYANNTEITQNGRKVKFSLEMKAGDVFELIIVNFLLIIFTFGIATPWVIIRTYKIIFRFLQIEEGLDTNGIKQVQYDNYDNAAGDNFLDFLDLDLI, from the coding sequence ATGGATTTTCTTAATCGTTTACAATCAGAAAAAAAGCGTTTTACATATTTTGGAAAAGGTGGTGAGTTTGCCGCTATTTTCTTTAAAAACCTATTCTTAACTCTTGTTAGTTTTGGTTTATATTATCCTTGGGCTAAAGTTGAGTTTTTAAAATATCATTATCAGTCAACAGAATTAGATAAGGCCAGATTCGCATTTCATGGAACGGGAAAGGAAGTTTTTAAAGGGTTTATTAAAGTATATGTTTTCTTACTTCTACTTTATGTTTTTTTGATCTACGGAGTTGTAAGTAATAACCCTACAACATTCGGTATTTCTATAGGAGTATTTTATCTTTTTATTATTTTATTGATTCCTTTTGCAATTCATGGAGCTATGCGTTACAGAACTTCTAGGAGTTCATGGAAAGGTATTTATTTTAAATACTTAGGGAATAGAATGGAGTTATTCTGGAAATTTTTAATCGGATTATTATTAACTATTTTAACTTTAGGTATTTATTCTCCTTGGTTTGCTGTAGATATACGTAAATATATTTTCAGCCACCTACGTTTGGGGAATTTATCTTTTGATTTTAAAGGTGAAGGAAGCACTTTATTTTGGATGAATCTTAAATTCTTTTTCTTGTTTTATCTTACTCTGGGAATTTATACATTTTGGTACTATAAAGAATTATTAGCTTATTATGCCAACAATACAGAAATTACACAAAATGGAAGAAAAGTAAAGTTTTCATTAGAAATGAAAGCTGGCGATGTCTTTGAATTAATTATAGTTAATTTTTTATTAATCATTTTTACTTTTGGAATTGCTACACCTTGGGTTATCATTAGAACATATAAAATTATATTTCGCTTTTTACAAATAGAAGAAGGTTTAGACACTAACGGAATTAAACAAGTACAATACGACAATTACGATAATGCTGCAGGTGACAATTTCTTAGATTTTTTAGATCTTGATTTAATATAA
- a CDS encoding SDR family NAD(P)-dependent oxidoreductase has translation MSKHIVITGTSRGIGYELALQFANNGHKVLALSRNTSSLAKVSHENITTIATDISKEDDILNAADFVKNQWNSTVDILVNNAGMLINKPFHELTTDDFLKVYQVNVFGVASLTKSLLPFMKSGSHVVTISSMGGIQGSMKFPGLAAYSSAKGAVITLSELLAEEYKEQQVAFNVLAIGAVQTEMLEEAFPGYQAPLSPTEMADYIYNFSLTGNKFYNGKVLQVSSSTP, from the coding sequence ATGAGTAAACATATTGTTATTACAGGAACTAGTAGAGGAATTGGCTATGAATTAGCACTACAATTTGCAAATAACGGACACAAAGTTCTGGCGTTGTCTAGAAACACAAGTTCTTTAGCTAAAGTAAGTCATGAAAACATAACGACTATTGCTACGGATATTTCTAAGGAAGACGATATTTTGAATGCAGCTGATTTCGTGAAAAATCAATGGAATTCTACTGTAGATATTTTGGTGAATAATGCTGGTATGTTAATAAATAAACCTTTTCATGAATTAACAACTGATGATTTCTTAAAAGTATATCAAGTTAATGTGTTTGGAGTGGCTTCTCTTACTAAAAGCTTACTTCCATTTATGAAATCTGGAAGTCATGTGGTAACAATAAGTAGTATGGGAGGAATACAAGGTAGTATGAAATTCCCTGGTTTAGCAGCATATAGTTCTGCAAAAGGAGCTGTTATTACGTTATCAGAATTACTTGCTGAAGAATACAAAGAACAACAAGTAGCTTTTAACGTACTTGCTATAGGTGCAGTTCAAACTGAAATGTTGGAAGAAGCTTTTCCTGGTTATCAAGCTCCATTATCTCCAACTGAAATGGCTGACTATATTTATAACTTTTCACTAACTGGAAATAAATTTTATAATGGAAAGGTTCTTCAAGTTTCTAGCTCTACACCTTAA
- a CDS encoding glutaminyl-peptide cyclotransferase: MKISCFSGILIALAFTLTSCSENNYKFKLQNKKKVALGEKVQIDFNELNGKKADSVKLYLGKKQLTLNENKTTVNTADFGIGKHPITALAFVPGKVKKIRSSVEIYSNVTPKVYSYRIVNTFPHDKTSYTQGLEYHNGHLYETTGRKGKSRLRKLDIETGKVLQQYDLSDKYFGEGMTIFNNEIFWLTWQARKGFVFDLETFKLKKEFPYENSFEGWGLSHTNSELIKTDGTNKIWFLDPATQKEKRSIQVYALKKPIDKLNEIEYIDGKIYSNYWKTGKEIKPTIAIINAESGIVEALVDMKSLRQTILKEQKLESDDVLNGIAYDTKNNRLFVTGKHWGKLFEIEILKE; encoded by the coding sequence ATGAAAATCTCATGTTTTTCTGGTATTTTAATCGCTTTAGCTTTCACCTTAACTTCTTGTAGTGAAAACAATTATAAGTTTAAACTACAAAATAAAAAGAAAGTAGCTTTAGGAGAAAAAGTTCAGATAGATTTTAATGAATTAAATGGAAAAAAAGCAGATAGTGTAAAACTATACCTAGGAAAAAAACAATTAACTTTAAATGAAAACAAGACAACAGTGAATACTGCTGATTTTGGAATAGGAAAACATCCTATCACTGCGCTTGCTTTTGTTCCTGGAAAAGTTAAAAAAATACGCTCTTCTGTAGAAATATATTCTAACGTAACTCCAAAGGTTTACAGCTACAGAATTGTAAATACATTTCCTCATGATAAAACTTCATACACTCAAGGTTTAGAATATCATAATGGTCATTTATATGAAACTACAGGACGAAAAGGTAAATCTAGATTACGTAAATTAGATATTGAGACAGGTAAAGTTCTTCAACAATATGACTTAAGTGATAAATATTTTGGAGAAGGTATGACTATTTTTAATAATGAAATTTTCTGGTTAACCTGGCAAGCAAGAAAGGGGTTTGTTTTTGATTTAGAAACATTCAAACTTAAAAAAGAATTTCCTTATGAGAATAGTTTTGAAGGTTGGGGATTGTCTCATACAAACTCTGAGTTAATCAAAACAGATGGAACTAACAAAATTTGGTTTTTAGATCCAGCTACTCAAAAAGAAAAAAGAAGTATACAAGTTTATGCATTAAAGAAACCTATAGATAAACTTAATGAGATAGAATATATTGACGGAAAAATTTATTCTAATTATTGGAAAACTGGTAAAGAAATAAAGCCTACTATAGCTATTATTAATGCAGAAAGTGGAATAGTTGAAGCTTTAGTAGATATGAAAAGCTTAAGACAAACCATTTTAAAAGAACAAAAATTAGAATCTGACGATGTATTAAATGGTATAGCTTACGATACTAAAAACAATCGTTTATTCGTTACAGGTAAACATTGGGGTAAATTATTTGAAATTGAAATTTTAAAAGAGTAA
- a CDS encoding mannose-1-phosphate guanylyltransferase, whose translation MTKNYYAIIMAGGVGSRFWPVSTQKFPKQFHDMLGTGQSLIQRTFERINELVPTSNILIATNTNYEKLVLQQLPQLGNRQLLLEPVMRNTAPCILYAALKIYNQNPDAVMLVAPSDHWIKDEGEFLRNIKTSFEACSKEDILMTLGIQPDHPNTGYGYIRYERNSTEIKKVTRFTEKPDLETAQQFLESGDYLWNAGIFIWSAKSIIEAFKTYLPEMVDVLDDNNKAYNTDFEDDFIQNNYGKCENISIDFAVMERANNVHVLPVDFGWNDLGTWGSLYGKLKKDEQENAVVGANVIFRDAKGNMIRTQNGKRVVVQGLQDFIVVEKKDVIMICPRKDDQDIKKIMAEARESFGKKYV comes from the coding sequence ATGACTAAAAATTATTACGCTATTATAATGGCCGGAGGAGTTGGCTCAAGGTTCTGGCCTGTAAGTACACAAAAATTCCCTAAACAATTTCATGACATGTTGGGAACTGGTCAATCTTTAATTCAAAGAACTTTTGAACGTATTAATGAACTTGTACCTACCAGTAATATTTTAATTGCAACAAACACTAATTATGAAAAATTAGTGCTACAACAATTACCTCAACTTGGTAACAGACAACTCTTATTAGAACCTGTAATGCGTAATACAGCACCTTGTATATTGTATGCTGCTTTAAAAATTTATAATCAAAATCCTGACGCAGTAATGTTAGTTGCTCCTTCTGATCATTGGATAAAAGATGAAGGTGAGTTTTTACGAAACATTAAAACTTCTTTTGAAGCATGTTCTAAAGAAGACATTTTGATGACTTTAGGAATTCAGCCAGATCATCCTAATACAGGTTATGGTTATATTCGTTACGAAAGAAACTCTACAGAGATAAAAAAAGTAACTCGATTTACAGAAAAACCTGATTTAGAAACCGCTCAACAATTTTTAGAAAGTGGAGATTACTTATGGAATGCAGGGATTTTCATTTGGTCTGCTAAAAGTATTATAGAAGCATTTAAAACATACTTACCTGAAATGGTTGATGTTCTTGATGATAACAACAAGGCTTATAACACAGATTTTGAAGATGATTTTATTCAAAACAATTATGGAAAATGTGAAAATATTTCGATAGATTTTGCTGTTATGGAAAGAGCCAATAATGTTCATGTGCTTCCTGTTGATTTTGGCTGGAATGATCTAGGAACTTGGGGATCTTTATATGGAAAACTGAAAAAAGACGAACAAGAAAATGCAGTTGTAGGGGCCAACGTTATTTTTAGAGATGCTAAAGGAAACATGATTCGTACACAAAACGGAAAACGAGTTGTTGTTCAAGGATTACAAGACTTTATTGTTGTTGAGAAAAAAGATGTTATTATGATTTGTCCAAGAAAAGATGATCAAGATATCAAAAAAATCATGGCAGAAGCAAGAGAATCTTTTGGTAAAAAATATGTTTAA